In the Pseudothauera hydrothermalis genome, one interval contains:
- a CDS encoding HIT family protein — MPMFVDNSPPGQCIFCRLIAGEIPSARVHEDELTVAFMDIGQCNPGHVLVAVKRHAATLFDLTDEEAAAAMRSARRVALAIREVFDPPGLTLLQANGREGDQTVFHFHMHVVPRRGDDGIALSWPRKDPSFEVLQGYAERIRAALV, encoded by the coding sequence ATGCCAATGTTTGTCGACAATTCGCCCCCCGGCCAGTGCATCTTCTGCCGCCTGATTGCGGGCGAGATCCCCTCCGCGCGTGTCCATGAGGACGAGCTCACCGTCGCCTTCATGGACATTGGCCAGTGCAATCCTGGGCACGTGCTGGTCGCGGTCAAGCGTCATGCTGCGACACTGTTCGATCTCACCGATGAGGAGGCCGCCGCGGCGATGCGCAGCGCACGACGGGTTGCGCTGGCAATACGCGAGGTCTTCGATCCGCCCGGGCTTACCCTGCTTCAGGCCAATGGCCGCGAGGGCGACCAGACGGTGTTTCACTTCCACATGCATGTCGTGCCCCGGCGCGGCGACGACGGCATCGCGCTGTCGTGGCCGCGCAAGGATCCCAGCTTCGAGGTGCTGCAGGGCTACGCCGAGCGCAT